In Thunnus thynnus chromosome 20, fThuThy2.1, whole genome shotgun sequence, a single window of DNA contains:
- the grnb gene encoding granulin b, with protein sequence MTLQMGILCLALLGLSTALVCPDGGMCQDKTTCCKNSVGDYGCCPLPHAECCSDHLHCCYEGTFCDLAHERCVNDTVSLPWMSRLPTKQVPLVSQLSEEVKAVICPDQESECPDDTTCCQLPDGSWGCCPLAKAVCCEDKRHCCPEGTTCDLIHSKCVSASQESFPWLEKLPARRRENNPVSPVGSVTCPGGRSSCPDSYTCCLLTSGDYGCCPYPNAMCCSDHLHCCPSNTICDLEHGVCKSGEMRVPLLKKIPAISNDVECPDKKSACPDQTTCCQNENGTYGCCPMPSAVCCSDHIHCCPAGTECDLPHSTCVSAQGETSMAVKIPAAVTEQLAAQSKAGAVPCNDSVACADGTTCCKSSQGQWACCPLPKAVCCEDHLHCCPHGTICNLAASSCDDPTGSAVMPWLGHVPVFPLLSDNSKCDKSTSCPGKSTCCKTASGGWACCPLPQAVCCDDHIHCCPHGTVCNLEAETCDDMSGLLPSVPWASKVPALTSELQDEKCDKQTMCPRGTTCCKKNSGQWACCPLPQAVCCNDHEHCCPKGYKCNVAEQTCDKLGERSLPWLQKIPALQKVPRQAVGSPARPAKNMCDAQTSCPEDTTCCFMKDTHKWGCCPLLKAVCCDDGNHCCPSGHTCEPHRSSCSKGPHVIPWFTKLSAMTEPGAVTDVKCDDKSSCASGTTCCKLQSGEWGCCPLVKAVCCADHEHCCPQGYTCNMETGTCEKKEHDVLINTLPQSEVVRPEPRDSKADVPCDSTGKFHCPEQETCCKISAAEWACCPTPRAVCCSDSKHCCPAGYSCDLQAGGCTRQTQLTWDIFFGDRKTDFVPHGGL encoded by the exons ATG ACCCTGCAGATGGGGATCCTGTGTCTGGCTCTGCTGGGCCTGAGCACAGCGTTAGTCTGTCCCGATGGAGGCATGTGTCAGGACAAAACCACCTGCTGCAAGAACAGCGTGGGAGATTACGGATGCTGTCCACTGCCACAC GCTGAGTGTTGTTCGGACCACCTCCACTGCTGCTACGAGGGGACGTTTTGTGATCTGGCCCACGAAAGATGTGTTAACGATACAGTTTCTCTGCCCTGGATGAGTCGACTTCCCACCAAACAGGTCCCGCTCGTTTCTCAG CTCAGTGAGGAAGTGAAGGCAGTCATTTGTCCAGACCAGGAGTCTGAATGTCCGGATGACACCACTTGCTGCCAGCTTCCTGACGGCTCTTGGGGCTGCTGTCCATTAGCCAAG GCGGTGTGTTGTGAGGATAAGCGGCACTGTTGCCCGGAGGGAACAACGTGTGATCTTATTCATTCGAAGTGTGTGTCTGCCTCACAAGAGTCCTTCCCCTGGCTGGAGAAGCTGCCTGCCAGAAGGAGGGAGAATAATCCAG TTTCTCCAGTGGGTTCAGTGACGTGTCCTGGTGGAAGAAGCAGCTGCCCAGACAGTTACACCTGCTGCTTGCTAACTAGTGGAGACTACGGCTGCTGCCCCTACCCAAAC GCCATGTGCTGCAGCGATCACCTCCACTGTTGCCCTAGCAACACAATATGTGACCTTGAGCATGGAGTCTGCAAGTCTGGTGAGATGCGAGTGCCGCTGTTGAAGAAGATCCCGGCTATCTCAAATGACG TCGAGTGTCCAGACAAGAAATCGGCGTGTCCTGATCAGACCACATGCTGCCAGAATGAAAACGGCACATACGGCTGCTGTCCTATGCCCAGT GCTGTTTGTTGTTCAGATCACATCCACTGCTGCCCTGCAGGCACAGAGTGCGACTTGCCTCACAGCACCTGTGTGTCCGCTCAGGGAGAAACCTCCATGGCCGTTAAGATCCCTGCAGCTGTGACCGAGCAGCTGGCGGCTCAGAGCAAAG CGGGTGCCGTTCCCTGCAACGACTCTGTGGCCTGCGCCGACGGAACCACCTGCTGTAAATCATCACAGGGACAATGGGCCTGCTGCCCCTTACCTAAG GCCGTGTGTTGTGAAGACCACCTGCACTGCTGTCCTCACGGCACCATTTGTAACCTGGCAGCTTCTTCGTGCGACGATCCTACGGGCAGCGCCGTGATGCCCTGGCTCGGACACGTACCCGTCTTCCCCTTATTGAGCGATAACAGCAAGTGTGACAAATCCACATCCTGTCCAGGAAAATCCACCTGCTGCAAGACCGCCAGTGGAGGCTGGGCCTGCTGTCCACTGCCTCAG GCCGTTTGCTGTGACGACCACATTCACTGCTGCCCTCACGGTACCGTCTGCAACCTGGAGGCTGAAACTTGTGACGACATGTCGGGCCTCTTACCGTCCGTCCCCTGGGCATCAAAAGTCCCCGCTCTGACCTCGGAGCTGCAGGACGAGAAATGCGACAAGCAGACGATGTGTCCGCGAGGCACCACCTGCTGTAAGAAGAACTCTGGACAGTGGGCCTGCTGCCCCTTACCTCAG GCTGTGTGCTGTAACGATCATGAGCACTGCTGCCCCAAAGGCTACAAGTGTAACGTGGCTGAGCAGACTTGTGACAAGCTCGGTGAACGCAGCCTCCCCTGGCTCCAGAAGATACCAGCCCTGCAGAAGGTTCCCAGACAGGCTGTTGGCAGTCCAGCTCGGCCGGCCAAGAACATGTGCGACGCCCAAACCAGCTGCCCTGAGGACACGACCTGCTGCTTCATGAAGGACACCCACAAATGGGgctgctgccctctgctgaAA GCAGTCTGCTGTGATGATGGAAACCACTGCTGCCCCAGCGGTCACACCTGTGAACCCCACCGGTCCTCCTGCTCAAAGGGCCCCCACGTTATCCCCTGGTTCACCAAACTGAGCGCCATGACCGAGCCGGGCGCCGTCACAGACGTTAAATGTGACGACAAGAGCAGCTGCGCTTCAGGAACGACCTGCTGCAAACTGCAGTCAGGAGAGTGGGGATGCTGCCCTCTGGTCAAA GCCGTGTGCTGTGCCGACCACGAGCACTGCTGCCCTCAGGGCTACACCTGCAACATGGAGACGGGAACGTGCGAGAAGAAGGAGCACGACGTGCTCATAAACACCCTCCCTCAGAGCGAAGTGGTACGTCCCGAGCCGAGAGACAGCAAGGCTGACGTACCATGTGACAGCACGGGGAAGTTTCACTGCCCCGAGCAAGAAACGTGCTGTAAGATCTCAGCAGCAGAGTGGGCCTGCTGCCCCACACCCAGG GCTGTCTGCTGCTCGGACTCCAAACACTGCTGTCCCGCCGGATACTCATGTGACCTGCAGGCTGGAGGTTGCACCAGACAAACCCAGCTGACCTGGGACATTTTCTTTggggacagaaagacagactttGTCCCCCATGGTGGACTTTAA